In Phlebotomus papatasi isolate M1 chromosome 1, Ppap_2.1, whole genome shotgun sequence, the following proteins share a genomic window:
- the LOC129799453 gene encoding uncharacterized protein LOC129799453 — protein MSSERSIPHLRDIFGISNYSPFSGSSQKPADPYHGNLSGANESSSNKKQSKKRRDKNASNGTGDVKTLERHLSMKKTIRKKIMRDLQQAFVDDPSEFKVDNPTADQLKAELNEEALRFGDNRRMRKSDNFLDMLRGDHQKTYDYQDVDHHSQKRGGNNCDYGGNEKPSFWSRIGMRKGNKR, from the coding sequence ATGTCTTCAGAACGATCAATACCACATCTTCGAGATATTTTTGGGATATCTAATTACTCACCTTTTAGTGGAAGTTCTCAAAAGCCAGCAGACCCTTATCATGGCAATCTTTCAGGGGCCAATGAAAGTAGTTCTAACAAGAAGCAGTCAAAAAAACGGCGAGATAAAAATGCATCAAATGGAACGGGAGACGTTAAAACTCTTGAGAGACACTTGAGTATGAAAAAAACCATTAGGAAGAAAATTATGCGGGATTTACAACAAGCCTTTGTAGATGATCCTAGTGAGTTTAAAGTAGACAATCCCACAGCGGATCAACTAAAGGCTGAATTGAATGAAGAAGCCTTGAGATTTGGAGACAATCGTCGAATGAGGAAATCCGACAATTTTCTAGACATGCTTCGGGGAGATCACCAGAAGACTTACGACTATCAAGATGTTGACCATCATAGTCAAAAGCGTGGTGGAAATAATTGTGATTATGGAGGAAATGAAAAACCAAGTTTTTGGAGTCGTATTGGAATGAGAAAGGGCAACAAAAGATAA
- the LOC129799452 gene encoding proton-coupled amino acid transporter 3, with amino-acid sequence MLRNIWNLFCICADSKEKRTEKTTKNLSVFFATLCVIDLFGVFPIVALPEAIISCGLYGIPLVVFVIIVQIYTGVILGKCWVIAEKMEPSIVEKNRYPYAAIAELTYGKYMSIFVTFLLDITVFGGGIPNLLVASQNLQLLGLRISEGSFDLSFCLWLIVIGIFICPIMWLGTPKNMKELATISVVTTSSVAFLTWYCIEMDKSNLNRPDIRIEDLKGTTFSVKNLLKAYGIIAFQFDIHPMLLTIQMDMKKTEKENIGLAVTLGIIVTVALSTITTLLAAFKYGTTVTPNILEILPRSWPLYLIILLVTIQLCISSAIGNSALFQHIEDILSASRDFTLKRCLIRSSLVCLAVIIGEFLPRFDMVMGLIGGTLTGPLIFILPPLFFTRILHLEEIFYQKMEQISSDDCDFRGKVSEYGTISLGSATKQFPYFSTKWRNVGKFCEILHSDCLISIFVISFGLIATFATTYFNVSETLSIISFSSPCFQKLSNDSLNIL; translated from the exons ATGTTGAGAAATATTTGGAATCTTTTTTGCATATGTGCTGACAGTAAAGAAAAGAGAACtgagaaaacaacaaaaaatctttCAGTTTTCTTTGCTACTCTCtgtgtaattgatttatttggtGTATTTCCAATTGTAGCACTTCCTGAAGCCATAATTAGTTGTGGTCTCTACGGTATTCCCCTTGTTGTGTTTGTGATTATTGTTCAGATATATACGGGTGTTATCCTGGGAAAATGCTGGGTTATAGCAGAAAAAATGGAGCCTAGCATAGTTGAGAAGAACAG ATATCCCTATGCTGCTATTGCAGAGCTAACTTACGGGAAGTATATGAGTATTTTCGTTACCTTTTTGTTGGATATTACTGTATTTGGCGGAGGAATTCCCAATTTACTGGTAGCATCACAGAACTTGCAACTCTTGGGACTTCGGATTTCAGAAGGGTCTTTTGATCTATCTTTTTGTTTATGGTTAATAGTTATTGGAATTTTCATTTGCCCAATTATGTGGCTAGGAACgccaaaaaatatgaa AGAGTTGGCCACTATATCAGTAGTAACTACCAGTTCTGTAGCTTTTTTAACATGGTACTGCATAGAAATggataaaagtaatttaaacaGACCTGATATTCGAATTGAGGATCTCAAAGGTACTACCTTCAGTGTAAAGAACCTCTTAAAAGCATATGGAATTATTGCTTTTCAATTCGATATACACCCTATGCTTTTAACAATCCAGATGGACATGAAGAAAACTGAGAAAGAAAATATTGGTCTTGCAGTTACATTAGGTATCATTG TTACAGTTGCTCTATCGACAATCACAACTCTTTTAGCTGCATTTAAATATGGAACGACCGTAACACCAAATATTTTGGAGATTTTACCAAGAAGCTGGCCGCTCTATCTGATTATTTTATTAGTTACCATACAGCTGTGCATTTCTAGTGCGATTGGGAATTCAGCCCTTTTTCAGCATATTGAAGATATTTTATCAGCCTCACGAGACTTTACTCTAAAACGTTGCCTCATTAGATCATCGCTTGTCTGTTTGGCAGTAATTATTGGAGAATTTCTTCCTAGATTTGACATGGTTATGGGTTTGATAGGAGGAACATTAACAGGGCCATTAATATTCATTCTTCCACCACTTTTCTTCACACGAATACTCCATCTGGAAGAGATATTCTATCAAAAGATGGAACAAATTAGTAGTGATGATTGTGATTTCCGAGGAAAAGTTTCTGAGTATGGCACAATTTCTTTAGGTTCGGCCACTAAGCAATTCCCATATTTTAGTACTAAATGGAgaaatgttggaaaattttgtgagaTTCTCCACAGTGATTGTCTTATATCAATTTTTGTTATATCATTTGGTTTAATAGCTACGTTTGCCACCACATATTTCAATGTATCTGAAACACTTTCAATTATCTCATTCTCGTCACCGTGTTTTCAAAAACTCAGTAAtgattcattaaacattttataa
- the LOC129799454 gene encoding tetratricopeptide repeat protein 21B-like translates to MDDHDFKSIIQHYGREKFYHSMQNRAFDGLSKFSGSPCFRFYNGIALVLGNRNQEGIRELTPMLGEKEFSMAVILALMFAHKRCTVVDKEAILNLDVKLKEERKQLTAYSAYYSAVFLLLTGKYEKAKEYAEKALKLNSNFPDALSLKGWTELLGGSRINRGTLELFERALESGKSIDASLGQVRYYQINNDYENAIGILNKLSIRYPELNIPLVEKMKSQLANWHWDHSMETSSRILNLEPTNIEALRVKILILACRDGNYGGGARELQKLLSAMSKVEPSNSELYFQIGQLFSRVCGRNIMILDETVKFIEKANQLSPGNATYLTEYGYHAYLAGKMKEATKNFKSATKVDDSAIQALCGLTLCQLAESGPSQQVSQQIEFLTEIQGTAKLPLLLWMSSKLFHDDSQKAISAMVEACEIQFKNLRTLSFGSEYLRRFDPDFLLEVARDLLQHSPIQLSVSMGSLSSREGLHISLKHSLNILEVIVKACPGLIQGVFLLAKVQFLCGEISTSTSTLQHILTDIDPTYSEAHLLSAQINIQQKQFQRAAQNLEICLSHNFKVRENPTYHLFNGIIQKNDHQYDDALKSFITAMSLIGVKTDAMNVKIPVPLSTNSSPKPIYTLSLADKVTLYLEMVDTYMLINLNSDATKLMQDAMEEFSGTSEEGRLVIANADLSLRHGNIDTVLKLLRNIQSGQPYYIQAKTKMANIYLIHRKDRVAFAQCFRELVEEYPEPESYIMLGDAYMSIQEPDDALDAYKEALKRNPHDPNLASKLGRAYVKTHQYTKAINYYNESSSMYPENSLLKLDLAELYLKLKHFTNAEQTLIDEIEGMKDGLEDVDMLQLRTKQLLLLARVREKAGHLNSSLSTLKEARDNQYKVQQRLNLESTLIPEQRRILSRICILMAEQSIHLRDNDQAIHHYKEALKFSPQDVTILASIARLYMQVNNMDQCQQTCGQILQIDPNNETASVMMADLSFRRMDFEKAAYHFSQLLLNQPNYWTALARLIEVMRRSARLSEAVDFLMRAEQSCIQPSFDSGLNYCKGLYEWYIGNPNSALRFFNNARKDSEWGQQAIFNMIEICINPDGELPNESMAEGSEFDFRDPQVMAIRTAERLLKELKPRPGCMDNESLNYKLLQNFILLASKQKSTIESALNGFLNIASQEEYKEHVGPILGMSSAYVMIKQSQRAKNQLKRVAKSSWTFEDAEHLERCWLLLADLYIQANKMEMAAELLNRILEHNKSCAKAYELCGMIAEKEQVYRSAATHYDAAWRYGGKSKPTIGYKLAYHYMKSKRYADAIDVCQQVLKLHPDFSMIRKDILDKCRNNLRN, encoded by the exons ATGGATGACCACGAttttaaatcaataattcaACACTATGGCCGAGAAAAATTTTACCATTCAATGCAAAATCGTGCCTTTGATGGCTTGTCAAAGTTTTCCGGGAGCCCTTGTTTTAGATTCTATAATGGTATTGCTCTCGTGCTTGGAAATCGCAATCAGGAAGGTATTCGAGAATTGACACCCATGCTGGGTGAAAAGGAATTCTCAATGGCTGTAATTTTAGCCCTGATGTTCGCTCACAAGAGATGCACTGTGGTAGACAAAGAAGCAATTTTGAATCTAGATGTTAAGCTTAAAGAAGAACGCAAGCAATTAACAGCCTACTCAGCGTATTATTCAGCGGTATTTCTCCTCTTAACTGGTAAATATGAAAAAGCAAAAGAATATGCAGAAAAAGCTCTAAAGCTCAATAGCAATTTTCCTGATGCACTGAGCTTAAAAGGATGGACTGAATTGTTGGGAGGTAGTAGGATTAATCGGGGGACATTGGAACTTTTTGAAAGAGCTCTTGAATCAGGAAAGAGTATTGATGCTAGTTTGGGTCAAGTGCGTTACTATCAAATTAACAACGATTACGAAAATGCCATTGGTATTCTCAATAAATTATCCATTCGATATCCAGAACTAAATATACCATTAGTGGAGAAAATGAAGTCTCAATTAGCCAATTGGCACTGGGATCATTCAATGGAGACATCATCCAGGATTCTCAATTTGGAACCGACAAACATCGAGGCTCTGcgagtgaaaattttaatattggcCTGCCGTGATGGGAATTATGGTGGAGGAGCTAGAGAATTACAAAAACTTCTCAGTGCTATGAGCAAAGTGGAGCCTTCAAATTCAGAATTATATTTCCAGATTGGTCAGCTATTTTCACGAGTTTGTGGGCGAAATATAATGATCCTGGATGAGACagttaaatttattgaaaaagcaaATCAACTGTCACCAGGAAATGCCACATACCTAACTGAATATGGATATCATGCCTATTTGGCTGGAAAGATGAAAGAAGCGACTAAGAATTTTAAATCAGCAACTAAAGTAGATGACAGTGCTATTCAGGCTCTTTGTGGACTGACTCTTTGTCAATTGGCAGAGTCTGGGCCATCACAGCAAGTTAGTCAGCAAATTGAATTTCTTACGGAAATTCAGGGAACAGCAAAATTACCCCTTTTGCTTTGGATGTCATCCAAACTCTTTCACGATGATTCCCAAAAAGCCATTTCCGCAATGGTTGAAGCAtgtgaaattcaattcaaaaatctAAGGACTTTGTCATTTGGATCCGAATACCTCAGACGTTTCGATCCGGATTTTCTTCTGGAAGTGGCCAGAGATTTACTTCAGCATTCACCCATTCAGTTGTCAGTGTCTATGGGATCTCTTTCGTCACGCGAAGGACTCCATATATCGCTTAAACACAGTTTAAATATTCTTGAAGTTATTGTGAAGGCATGTCCTGGACTAATACAAGGGGTATTTCTCCTTGCAAAAGTGCAATTCCTTTGCGGTGAGATTTCCACTTCAACAAGCACCCTCCAGCATATACTTACAGATATTGATCCAACATATTCGGAAGCTCATTTACTTTCGGCGCAAATTAACATTCAGCAAAAGCAATTTCAGAGAGCAGCACAAAACTTAGAAATCTGTCTGAGTCACAATTTCAAAGTTCGCGAAAATCCTACTTATCATCTTTTCAATGGAATCATACAAAAAAATGATCATCAGTATGATGATGCTCTTAAAAGCTTTATAACGGCTATGAGCCTCATTGGCGTTAAAACTGATGCCATGAATGTTAAGATACCCGTGCCTCTGTCCACAAATTCCTCACCAAAACCTATTTATACTCTGAGCTTAGCAGATAAAGTAACGTTATACTTGGAAATGGTAGATACATATATGCTGATAAACTTGAATTCAGATGCAACTAAATTGATGCAAGATGCAATGGAGGAATTCTCAGGTACATCTGAGGAGGGACGATTGGTTATAGCAAATGCAGACTTATCTCTTCGTCATGGGAATATAGATACAGTACTGAAGCTCTTGAGAAACATTCAATCAGGCCAACCGTACTATATCCAAGCAAAGACCAAGATggcaaatatttatttgatccATCGTAAAGATAGGGTTGCATTTGCTCAGTGCTTTAGAGAGTTGGTTGAGGAATATCCAGAGCCTGAGAGTTACATTATGCTTGGAGATGCTTATATGTCAATTCAAGAGCCCGATGATGCCTTAGATGCCTACAAGGAAGCCTTAAAACGCAATCCTCATGATCCCAATTTAGCCAGTAAATTAGGCAGAGCCTATGTTAAAACACATCAATACACTAAGGCAATAAACTACTACAATGAATCGTCAAGTATGTATCCGGAAAATTCACTTCTCAAGCTGGATTTAGCAGAATTATATCTTAAATTGAAACACTTCACCAATGCTGAACAGACTCTAATTGATGAAATTGAAGGAATGAAAGACGGATTGGAGGATGTTGATATGTTGCAATTGAGGACCAAACAACTTCTTTTGCTTGCACGTGTAAGGGAAAAAGCTGGTCACCTAAATTCATCCCTTTCAACTCTCAAGGAAGCTCGAGACAACCAATATAAAGTGCAGCAGCGGTTGAATCTCGAATCTACACTAATTCCCGAACAGAGACGAATACTTTCCAG AATCTGTATTCTCATGGCAGAACAATCTATTCATTTGAGGGATAACGATCAAGCGATTCATCACTATAAAGAGGCCCTCAAATTTTCTCCTCAGGATGTTACCATACTAGCATCAATTGCGCGGTTGTACATGCAAGTCAACAACATGGATCAGTGTCAGCAGACTTGTGGACAAATATTACAGATAGATCCAAACAATGAAACAGCATCAGTTATGATGGCCGATCTATCATTTCGCAGA atggaCTTTGAGAAAGCTGCTTATCATTTCTCGCAACTTCTTCTCAATCAACCAAATTATTGGACAGCATTAGCGCGCCTTATTGAAGTGATGCGTCGATCAGCAAGGTTATCCGAAGCCGTGGATTTTTTGATGAGGGCAGAACAGAGTTGTATTCAACCATCGTTTGACTCGGGTTTGAATTACTGCAAGGGATTATATGAATGGTATATTGGTAATCCCAATTCTGCTCTGAGATTCTTCAACAATGCTAGGAAAGATTCTGAATGGGGTCAGCAGGCCATATTCAACATGATTGAAATATGCATAAATCCAGATGGTGAACTACCAAATGAGAGTATGGCCGAAGGCAGTGAATTTGACTTTAGAGATCCGCAGGTTATGGCAATTCGCACGGCTGAGAGATTACTTAAAGAATTAAAGCCACGTCCAGGTTGCATGGACAATGAATCTCTCAATTACAAgttattgcaaaatttcattctGTTGGCTAGTAAACAGAAGTCAACCATTGAATCAGCTCTCAATggatttctcaatattgctAGTCAGGAGGAGTACAAAGAGCATGTTGGTCCAATACTTGGAATGTCATCGGCCTATGTCATGATAAAACAATCTCAAAGggcaaaaaatcaattgaagcGAGTAGCAAAGTCTTCGTGGACATTTGAGGATGCGGAACATTTAGAGAGATGTTGGCTTCTTCTTGCTGATCTCTACATTCAAgcca ATAAAATGGAAATGGCAGCAGAGTTACTAAATCGAATTTTGGAGCATAATAAATCTTGCGCAAAGGCATATGAGTTATGTGGAATGATAGCTGAGAAAGAGCAAGTTTATCGATCAGCAGCAACGCACTATGATGCAGCTTGGCGCtatggaggaaaatctaaaCCAACTATTGGTTACAAATTAGCCTATCACTATATGAAATCGAAGCGTTATGCAGATGCCATTGATGTTTGCCAACAAGTATTGAAATTGCATCCTGACTTTTCAATGATCAGAAAGGATATTCTTGATAAATGTCGTAACAATTTACGAAATTAA
- the LOC129799455 gene encoding proton-associated sugar transporter A: MEKLQSYQGYLGRFHEWRDEVKDNYRNWREGNTVRCWEDAKSVLKNLSSSIYGDEDSSHNDFSHIYRRKTRRELVRISAAVMGIEFSYAAETAFVSPTLLKIGVSHQRMTMVWALSPLIGFFLTPILGSLSDRCRHRIGRRRPFILLLSIGVFFGLLLVPNGENIGYAFGDSGINTNDTWLNSTQSIALPHRSSATNSIEFEPPPIQNLHPWGIFFTILGTVLLDFDADACQSPSRAYLLDVTLPEDHARGLSTFTIMAGLGGFFGYSLGGINWDETTIGILLGGHVKAVFSLITIIFVVCVSFTVTSFNEIPLDELEKKMHEDQVDQEPLPIPHINTKRHSAEIHIGIINHNNENYGSLNDKNDEQLSVPRNNQQRRYTLPPIPINSPCAIADEETAETTFTENVYVPVTVPDQNQSGVASLSHYLLSILWMPYSLRILCLTNFFCWSAHVCYSLYFTDFVGEAVFNGDPKALENDPKRILYESGVRFGCWGMAMYSLSCACYSLIIEKFIKRFGAKRTYIGGLLFYCTGMTLMALTKHQIGVILFSWTAGVMYSTLFTMPYLLIAHYHSQGTFEVTAEGNAKLGTELRGLGTDIAIVSSMVFLAQFILSLCMGSIVLWTGTTTAVVSVASFLSFCGALSATQVMYLDL, translated from the exons ATGGAGAAGTTACAATCATACCAAGGTTATTTGGGAAGGTTTCATGAGTGGCGTGATGAAGTTAAAGACAATTACAGAAATTGGCGTGAGGGGAATACAGTGAGATGCTGGGAGGatgcaaaaagtgtcttaaaaaatttatcaTCATCCATCTATGGTGATGAAGATTCCAGTCACAATGATTTCTCCCACATATACAG GCGGAAGACGCGACGAGAACTAGTGCGAATATCAGCGGCTGTGATGGGGATTGAGTTTTCATATGCTGCAGAGACAGCCTTCGTATCTCCAACTCTCTTGAAAATTGGAGTATCTCATCAAAGGATGACTATGGTGTGGGCCTTGTCGCCACTTATTGGATTTTTTCTAACGCCTATTCTGGGCTCATTGAGTGATCGCTGTCGTCATAGAATCGGCAGAAGACGACCTTTTATTCTGTTGCTGTCGATTGGAGTTTTCTTTGGACTACTTTTGGTGCCAAATGGTGAAAATATAGGTTATGCCTTTGGCGATTCTGGGATCAATACGAATGATACATGGCTAAATTCTACTCAAAGTATTGCACTTCCTCATCGATCATCAGCAACAAACTCAATTGAGTTTGAGCCCCCTCCAATACAAAATCTTCATCCTTGGGGAATATTCTTCACAATTTTAGGTACTGTTCTTTTGGATTTTGATGCAGATGCATGTCAAAGTCCTTCACGTGCTTACCTACTCGACGTAACCCTGCCGGAGGATCATGCCAGGGGTCTTTCCACGTTCACCATCATGGCTGGCTTAGGAGGGTTTTTTGGCTATTCTCTTGGTGGAATTAACTGGGATGAAACTACAATTGGAATTTTACTTGGAGGACATGTAAAAGCTGTATTCTctctcataactataatattcgTTGTATGCGTATCCTTCACCGTTACTAGTTTTAACGAAATACCATTAGATGAGTTGGAGAAAAAAATGCATGAAGATCAAGTTGATCAAGAACCGCTACCCATACCACATATCAATACAAAACGACATTCTGCAGAAATTCATATTGGCATTATCAACcataataatgaaaattatggGTCATTGAATGACAAAAATGATGAACAACTATCTGTTCCAAGAAAT AATCAACAGAGAAGATATACTCTTCCACCGATTCCTATTAATTCCCCGTGCGCTATTGCCGATGAAGAAACTGCAGAGACAACTTTCACAGAAAATGTATACGTCCCTGTAACTGTTCCTGACCAAAATCAAAGTGGGGTAGCTTCATTGTCTCATTATCTTCTATCCATCCTCTGGATGCCTTATTCATTGAGGATCCTGTGTCTCACAAATTTCTTTTGCtg GTCTGCACATGTATGCTACTCACTCTACTTCACAGATTTTGTTGGAGAAGCTGTATTTAATGGGGATCCAAAG GCCTTGGAAAATGATCCAAAACGGATTCTATATGAAAGTGGCGTTCGCTTTGGATGCTGGGGAATGGCGATGTACTCACTTTCATGTGCTTGCTACTCACTCATTATTGAAAAGTTTATTAAAAGATTTGGCGCAAAACGTACCTACATCGGCGGACTCCTTTTCTATTGTACTGGAATGACTCTAATGGCACTTACAAAGCACCAAATAGGAGTTATCCTATTTAGCTGGACAGCAGGTGTTATGTACTCTACCCTTTTCACAATGCCCTATCTCCTTATAGCCCACTATCATTCACAAGGAACA TTCGAAGTAACTGCTGAAGGAAATGCAAAATTAGGTACTGAACTTCGTGGTTTAGGGACAGATATTGCAATTGTGAGCAGTATGGTATTCTTAGCTCAATTCATCCTGTCCCTGTGCATGGGATCCATTGTATTATGGACTGGGACAACAACAGCAGTCGTCAGTGTTGCAAGTTTTCTCAGCTTCTGTGGTGCACTGTCAGCCACACAAGTTATGTACCTCGATTTGTAG
- the LOC129799451 gene encoding calreticulin — MKFSAIAILLVASLAATKCEVFFEEKFLDDTWQETWTYSKHPGKEFGKFVRTSGKFFNDEEADKGLQTSEDARFYALSTKFTPFTNKDKPLVVQFSVKHEQNIDCGGGYLKVFDCSLEEKDMHGESPYLIMFGPDICGPGTKKVHVIFNYNGKNHLINKEIRCKDDVYTHFYTLIVQPDGTYQVLIDNEKVESGVLEEDWDFLPPKKIKDPEAKKPEDWDERATIPDPDDKKPEDWDKPEHIPDPDATKPDDWDEEMDGEWEPPMIDNPEYKGEWAPKQIDNPNYKGIWKHPEIDNPEYTPDENLYLHEEVCAVGLDLWQVKSGTIFDNFLITDDLKYAASAAETAKNTQAGEKKMKEEQDEEERKKMEAEAKAAKPEDDEDEDEDDEDVAIPGEVEDAEGEHDEL; from the exons atgaaatttagTGCGATTGCTATTTTACTCGTGGCTAGTTTGGCAGCCACAAAATGTGAAGTGTTTTTCGAGGAGAAATTCTTAGACG ACACGTGGCAGGAGACGTGGACGTATAGCAAACATCCAGGAAAGGAATTTGGTAAATTCGTGCGTACTAGTGGAAAGTTCTTCAATGACGAGGAGGCCGACAAAG GCCTTCAGACTTCCGAGGATGCCCGCTTTTATGCGCTTTCCACAAAATTCACACCATTCACCAACAAAGACAAGCCACTCGTTGTGCAATTTTCTGTTAAGCATGAGCAGAACATTGACTGCGGTGGTGGATACCTCAAAGTGTTCGACTGCTCCCTGGAGGAGAAGGATATGCATGGAGAGAGTCCTTACTTGATTATGTTTGGTCCTGACATCTGTGGTCCAGGCACCAAAAAAGTCCATGTGATCTTCAATTACAATGGCAAGAATCATTTGATCAATAAGGAGATTCGCTGCAAAGATGACGTCTACACTCATTTCTACACGCTGATCGTCCAACCCGATGGTACTTATCAAGTTCTAATTGACAATGAGAAGGTGGAATCTGGTGTGTTGGAGGAAGACTGGGACTTCTTGCCACCCAAGAAAATTAAGGATCCCGAAGCCAAGAAACCTGAAGATTGGGATGAAAGG GCCACAATCCCCGATCCAGATGATAAGAAACCAGAAGATTGGGACAAACCCGAACACATTCCCGATCCTGATGCCACAAAGCCTGATGATTGGGACGAAGAGATGGACGGTGAGTGGGAACCACCCATGATTGACAATCCTGAGTACAAGGGTGAATGGGCACCAAAGCAGATTGACAATCCAAACTACAAGGGTATCTGGAAGCATCCTGAAATTGACAATCCAGAATACACTCCAGATGAGAATCTCTACTTGCACGAGGAGGTTTGCGCTGTGGGTCTGGATCTGTGGCAAGTGAAGTCTGGTACGATCTTCGACAACTTCCTCATCACAGATGATCTCAAGTATGCTGCTAGTGCAGCTGAAACTGCGAAGAATACCCAGGCTGGTGAGAAGAAAATGAAGGAGGAACAGGATGAGGAGGAAAGGAAGAAGATGGAGGCTGAGGCTAAGGCCGCTAAGCCTGAGGATGACGAAGATGAGGATGAAGATGATGAAGATGTTGCTATTCCTGGCGAAGTTGAGGATGCCGAGGGTGAACACGATGAATTGTAG